The Ahaetulla prasina isolate Xishuangbanna chromosome 4, ASM2864084v1, whole genome shotgun sequence genome has a window encoding:
- the DCLK3 gene encoding serine/threonine-protein kinase DCLK3 isoform X3: MPAAPPPLHPAAGPEGSCNFSYHHCSEPQGIFDPTLSCMRSRVTERILQSTCPPIAHGSYGKPYFGTNGFSSPFTNFRTAFHTIHSENSPVKPRIITVVKPCGHAVRKITLLLNRRSVQTFEQLIADISEALGFPRWKNDRVRKLYNLKGREIRSVSDFFREGDTFIAMGKEHLTLKTLEMAIHELYPDKPYVLLTRASENWEQPQKLKHRMHEKTSKLEKSLEPTVVNNCMDVISPKLFNKHYIKAQTRNRQEEKLRPKKRWIRDNWHGEHELKPTRKPKEIEEYFNKERNPESDTESSSDTIIRCEKCERERQLKQNLQKERQNDFQFRNRDLNVRACKRYHVEKPAKLRSCRKLLEHSVEEAEVTWKEAGCQSTSTTSHNHTSKDLEKQKRSIYRDQILQNQDEELGIMKTKPLESQHTIVGDIYELKKEHRKRSRMNQSCWLIKSSQADGEKQTKFQGEKKEVQKLKEGNTRDEKMEQGESKQMNQEREEKLKINKEEKNQCKSSDVKLRHDVSSRADMENCYEIGRTIGDGNFAVVMECHHRSTNQIYAMKIIDKSKLKGKEDMLENEILIIKSLSHPNIVSLIEVFESEEEIYLIMEYVPGGDLFDAIIESVKFTEHDAALMITDLCEALIYIHSKNIVHRDLKPENLLVQRNPDKTTTLKLADFGLAKQVVRPIFTVCGTPTYVAPEILAENDLYQGRSPVLILNKQKPSSFISTLFLVGGNPPSIKTHINYKSEKP, encoded by the exons aaCCTCAAGGAATTTTTGATCCCACTTTAAGCTGCATGAGATCACGTGTGACTGAAAGAATATTACAAAGTACTTGCCCACCAATTGCCCATGGAAGTTATGGAAAGCCCTACTTTGGTACAAATGGTTTCAGTTCTCCTTTTACAAATTTTCGGACTGCTTTCCACACTATCCATTCTGAGAACAGCCCAGTAAAGCCAAGGATTATCACAGTAGTGAAGCCCTGTGGACATGCCGTAAGAAAGATAACGTTGCTTTTAAATCGGCGTTCTGTTCAAACATTTGAACAGCTGATTGCTGACATCTCAGAAGCCTTGGGATTTCCACGGTGGAAGAATGATCGTGTGAGAAAATTATACAATCTAAAGGGAAGGGAAATCAGAAGTGTTTCTGATTTCTTTAGAGAGGGTGATACATTTATAGCTATGGGAAAGGAACACTTAACCCTGAAAACCCTTGAAATGGCAATCCATGAACTTTATCCTGATAAGCCTTACGTTCTTCTTACTAGGGCTTCAGAAAATTGGGAACAACCTCAGAAGCTGAAACACAGAATGCATGAGAAAACTTCTAAGTTAGAAAAGAGCCTTGAACCCACAGTTGTTAACAACTGCATGGATGTCATATCTCCTAAACTATTTAACAAGCATTACATCAAAGCTCAGACTAGGAACAGACAGGAAGAGAAATTGAGGCCCAAAAAGAGATGGATAAGAGACAACTGGCATGGAGAACATGAGTTGAAACCCACTAGAAAACCTAAAGAAATTGAGGAATATTTTAACAAAGAGAGAAATCCTGAAAGTGACACTGAAAGTAGTTCGGATACAATTATCAGATGTGAGAAATGTGAAAGAGAAAGACAGCTGAAACAAAATTtgcaaaaagaaagacagaatgaTTTTCAGTTTAGGAACAGAGACTTGAATGTAAGAGCATGTAAGAGATACCATGTTGAAAAACCTGCAAAATTGAGAAGTTGTAGGAAATTACTAGAACACTCAGTAGAAGAAGCTGAAGTTACGTGGAAGGAAGCTGGTTGTCAGAGTACATCGACAACTTCACATAATCATACCAGTAAAGATCttgagaagcaaaaaagaagtatTTACAGAGATCAGATCCTGCAGAACCAGGATGAAGAATTAGGAATAATGAAGACAAAACCACTAGAAAGTCAGCACACTATAGTAGGAGATATCTATGAGCTAAAGAAGGAACATAGAAAACGTTCTAGAATGAATCAGAGCTGTTGGTTGATAAAAAGTTCCCAGGCTGATGGAGAGAAGCAAACAAaatttcaaggagaaaaaaaagaggtacAGAAGTTAAAAGAAGGAAATACTAGAGATGAGAAAATGGAGCAGGGGGAGAGTAAACAGATGAATcaggaaagggaggaaaaacttaaaattaacaaagaagagaaaaaccagTGTAAGTCCAGTGATGTAAAATTGAGACATGATGTCTCTAGCAGAGCAGATATGGAAAATTGCTATGAAATTGGCAGAACTATTGGAGATGGGAACTTTGCTGTTGTGATGGAGTGTCATCATCGAAGCACTAATCAGATCTATGCAATGAAAATCATTGATAAATCAAAGCTGAAGGGAAAGGAGGATATGCTAGAAAATGAAATCTTGATAATCAAGAGCCTCTCCCACCCCAACATTGTAAGCTTGATTGAAGTGTTTGAAAGTGAAGAAGAAATTTACTTAATCATGGAATATGTCCCTGGTGGGGACTTATTTGATGCCATTATAGAGAGTGTGAAATTCACAGAACATGATGCTGCTCTCATGATAACAGATCTGTGTGAAGCCCTTATATATATCCACAGCAAGAACATAGTTCACAGAGATCTCAAGCCTGAAAATCTTCTG GTTCAGCGTAATCCAGATAAAACTACCACATTGAAACTAGCAGATTTTGGTCTTGCAAAACAGGTGGTAAGACCAATATTCACTGTATGTGGAACTCCAACTTATGTTGCTCCTGAAATACTTGCTGAGAATG
- the DCLK3 gene encoding serine/threonine-protein kinase DCLK3 isoform X4, with protein MPAAPPPLHPAAGPEGSCNFSYHHCSEPQGIFDPTLSCMRSRVTERILQSTCPPIAHGSYGKPYFGTNGFSSPFTNFRTAFHTIHSENSPVKPRIITVVKPCGHAVRKITLLLNRRSVQTFEQLIADISEALGFPRWKNDRVRKLYNLKGREIRSVSDFFREGDTFIAMGKEHLTLKTLEMAIHELYPDKPYVLLTRASENWEQPQKLKHRMHEKTSKLEKSLEPTVVNNCMDVISPKLFNKHYIKAQTRNRQEEKLRPKKRWIRDNWHGEHELKPTRKPKEIEEYFNKERNPESDTESSSDTIIRCEKCERERQLKQNLQKERQNDFQFRNRDLNVRACKRYHVEKPAKLRSCRKLLEHSVEEAEVTWKEAGCQSTSTTSHNHTSKDLEKQKRSIYRDQILQNQDEELGIMKTKPLESQHTIVGDIYELKKEHRKRSRMNQSCWLIKSSQADGEKQTKFQGEKKEVQKLKEGNTRDEKMEQGESKQMNQEREEKLKINKEEKNQCKSSDVKLRHDVSSRADMENCYEIGRTIGDGNFAVVMECHHRSTNQIYAMKIIDKSKLKGKEDMLENEILIIKSLSHPNIVSLIEVFESEEEIYLIMEYVPGGDLFDAIIESVKFTEHDAALMITDLCEALIYIHSKNIVHRDLKPENLLVQRNPDKTTTLKLADFGLAKQVVRPIFTVCGTPTYVAPEILAENDSFSEIPINLHFDIQDLVS; from the exons aaCCTCAAGGAATTTTTGATCCCACTTTAAGCTGCATGAGATCACGTGTGACTGAAAGAATATTACAAAGTACTTGCCCACCAATTGCCCATGGAAGTTATGGAAAGCCCTACTTTGGTACAAATGGTTTCAGTTCTCCTTTTACAAATTTTCGGACTGCTTTCCACACTATCCATTCTGAGAACAGCCCAGTAAAGCCAAGGATTATCACAGTAGTGAAGCCCTGTGGACATGCCGTAAGAAAGATAACGTTGCTTTTAAATCGGCGTTCTGTTCAAACATTTGAACAGCTGATTGCTGACATCTCAGAAGCCTTGGGATTTCCACGGTGGAAGAATGATCGTGTGAGAAAATTATACAATCTAAAGGGAAGGGAAATCAGAAGTGTTTCTGATTTCTTTAGAGAGGGTGATACATTTATAGCTATGGGAAAGGAACACTTAACCCTGAAAACCCTTGAAATGGCAATCCATGAACTTTATCCTGATAAGCCTTACGTTCTTCTTACTAGGGCTTCAGAAAATTGGGAACAACCTCAGAAGCTGAAACACAGAATGCATGAGAAAACTTCTAAGTTAGAAAAGAGCCTTGAACCCACAGTTGTTAACAACTGCATGGATGTCATATCTCCTAAACTATTTAACAAGCATTACATCAAAGCTCAGACTAGGAACAGACAGGAAGAGAAATTGAGGCCCAAAAAGAGATGGATAAGAGACAACTGGCATGGAGAACATGAGTTGAAACCCACTAGAAAACCTAAAGAAATTGAGGAATATTTTAACAAAGAGAGAAATCCTGAAAGTGACACTGAAAGTAGTTCGGATACAATTATCAGATGTGAGAAATGTGAAAGAGAAAGACAGCTGAAACAAAATTtgcaaaaagaaagacagaatgaTTTTCAGTTTAGGAACAGAGACTTGAATGTAAGAGCATGTAAGAGATACCATGTTGAAAAACCTGCAAAATTGAGAAGTTGTAGGAAATTACTAGAACACTCAGTAGAAGAAGCTGAAGTTACGTGGAAGGAAGCTGGTTGTCAGAGTACATCGACAACTTCACATAATCATACCAGTAAAGATCttgagaagcaaaaaagaagtatTTACAGAGATCAGATCCTGCAGAACCAGGATGAAGAATTAGGAATAATGAAGACAAAACCACTAGAAAGTCAGCACACTATAGTAGGAGATATCTATGAGCTAAAGAAGGAACATAGAAAACGTTCTAGAATGAATCAGAGCTGTTGGTTGATAAAAAGTTCCCAGGCTGATGGAGAGAAGCAAACAAaatttcaaggagaaaaaaaagaggtacAGAAGTTAAAAGAAGGAAATACTAGAGATGAGAAAATGGAGCAGGGGGAGAGTAAACAGATGAATcaggaaagggaggaaaaacttaaaattaacaaagaagagaaaaaccagTGTAAGTCCAGTGATGTAAAATTGAGACATGATGTCTCTAGCAGAGCAGATATGGAAAATTGCTATGAAATTGGCAGAACTATTGGAGATGGGAACTTTGCTGTTGTGATGGAGTGTCATCATCGAAGCACTAATCAGATCTATGCAATGAAAATCATTGATAAATCAAAGCTGAAGGGAAAGGAGGATATGCTAGAAAATGAAATCTTGATAATCAAGAGCCTCTCCCACCCCAACATTGTAAGCTTGATTGAAGTGTTTGAAAGTGAAGAAGAAATTTACTTAATCATGGAATATGTCCCTGGTGGGGACTTATTTGATGCCATTATAGAGAGTGTGAAATTCACAGAACATGATGCTGCTCTCATGATAACAGATCTGTGTGAAGCCCTTATATATATCCACAGCAAGAACATAGTTCACAGAGATCTCAAGCCTGAAAATCTTCTG GTTCAGCGTAATCCAGATAAAACTACCACATTGAAACTAGCAGATTTTGGTCTTGCAAAACAGGTGGTAAGACCAATATTCACTGTATGTGGAACTCCAACTTATGTTGCTCCTGAAATACTTGCTGAGAATG
- the DCLK3 gene encoding serine/threonine-protein kinase DCLK3 isoform X6 has product MPAAPPPLHPAAGPEGSCNFSYHHCSEPQGIFDPTLSCMRSRVTERILQSTCPPIAHGSYGKPYFGTNGFSSPFTNFRTAFHTIHSENSPVKPRIITVVKPCGHAVRKITLLLNRRSVQTFEQLIADISEALGFPRWKNDRVRKLYNLKGREIRSVSDFFREGDTFIAMGKEHLTLKTLEMAIHELYPDKPYVLLTRASENWEQPQKLKHRMHEKTSKLEKSLEPTVVNNCMDVISPKLFNKHYIKAQTRNRQEEKLRPKKRWIRDNWHGEHELKPTRKPKEIEEYFNKERNPESDTESSSDTIIRCEKCERERQLKQNLQKERQNDFQFRNRDLNVRACKRYHVEKPAKLRSCRKLLEHSVEEAEVTWKEAGCQSTSTTSHNHTSKDLEKQKRSIYRDQILQNQDEELGIMKTKPLESQHTIVGDIYELKKEHRKRSRMNQSCWLIKSSQADGEKQTKFQGEKKEVQKLKEGNTRDEKMEQGESKQMNQEREEKLKINKEEKNQCKSSDVKLRHDVSSRADMENCYEIGRTIGDGNFAVVMECHHRSTNQIYAMKIIDKSKLKGKEDMLENEILIIKSLSHPNIVSLIEVFESEEEIYLIMEYVPGGDLFDAIIESVKFTEHDAALMITDLCEALIYIHSKNIVHRDLKPENLLAMV; this is encoded by the coding sequence aaCCTCAAGGAATTTTTGATCCCACTTTAAGCTGCATGAGATCACGTGTGACTGAAAGAATATTACAAAGTACTTGCCCACCAATTGCCCATGGAAGTTATGGAAAGCCCTACTTTGGTACAAATGGTTTCAGTTCTCCTTTTACAAATTTTCGGACTGCTTTCCACACTATCCATTCTGAGAACAGCCCAGTAAAGCCAAGGATTATCACAGTAGTGAAGCCCTGTGGACATGCCGTAAGAAAGATAACGTTGCTTTTAAATCGGCGTTCTGTTCAAACATTTGAACAGCTGATTGCTGACATCTCAGAAGCCTTGGGATTTCCACGGTGGAAGAATGATCGTGTGAGAAAATTATACAATCTAAAGGGAAGGGAAATCAGAAGTGTTTCTGATTTCTTTAGAGAGGGTGATACATTTATAGCTATGGGAAAGGAACACTTAACCCTGAAAACCCTTGAAATGGCAATCCATGAACTTTATCCTGATAAGCCTTACGTTCTTCTTACTAGGGCTTCAGAAAATTGGGAACAACCTCAGAAGCTGAAACACAGAATGCATGAGAAAACTTCTAAGTTAGAAAAGAGCCTTGAACCCACAGTTGTTAACAACTGCATGGATGTCATATCTCCTAAACTATTTAACAAGCATTACATCAAAGCTCAGACTAGGAACAGACAGGAAGAGAAATTGAGGCCCAAAAAGAGATGGATAAGAGACAACTGGCATGGAGAACATGAGTTGAAACCCACTAGAAAACCTAAAGAAATTGAGGAATATTTTAACAAAGAGAGAAATCCTGAAAGTGACACTGAAAGTAGTTCGGATACAATTATCAGATGTGAGAAATGTGAAAGAGAAAGACAGCTGAAACAAAATTtgcaaaaagaaagacagaatgaTTTTCAGTTTAGGAACAGAGACTTGAATGTAAGAGCATGTAAGAGATACCATGTTGAAAAACCTGCAAAATTGAGAAGTTGTAGGAAATTACTAGAACACTCAGTAGAAGAAGCTGAAGTTACGTGGAAGGAAGCTGGTTGTCAGAGTACATCGACAACTTCACATAATCATACCAGTAAAGATCttgagaagcaaaaaagaagtatTTACAGAGATCAGATCCTGCAGAACCAGGATGAAGAATTAGGAATAATGAAGACAAAACCACTAGAAAGTCAGCACACTATAGTAGGAGATATCTATGAGCTAAAGAAGGAACATAGAAAACGTTCTAGAATGAATCAGAGCTGTTGGTTGATAAAAAGTTCCCAGGCTGATGGAGAGAAGCAAACAAaatttcaaggagaaaaaaaagaggtacAGAAGTTAAAAGAAGGAAATACTAGAGATGAGAAAATGGAGCAGGGGGAGAGTAAACAGATGAATcaggaaagggaggaaaaacttaaaattaacaaagaagagaaaaaccagTGTAAGTCCAGTGATGTAAAATTGAGACATGATGTCTCTAGCAGAGCAGATATGGAAAATTGCTATGAAATTGGCAGAACTATTGGAGATGGGAACTTTGCTGTTGTGATGGAGTGTCATCATCGAAGCACTAATCAGATCTATGCAATGAAAATCATTGATAAATCAAAGCTGAAGGGAAAGGAGGATATGCTAGAAAATGAAATCTTGATAATCAAGAGCCTCTCCCACCCCAACATTGTAAGCTTGATTGAAGTGTTTGAAAGTGAAGAAGAAATTTACTTAATCATGGAATATGTCCCTGGTGGGGACTTATTTGATGCCATTATAGAGAGTGTGAAATTCACAGAACATGATGCTGCTCTCATGATAACAGATCTGTGTGAAGCCCTTATATATATCCACAGCAAGAACATAGTTCACAGAGATCTCAAGCCTGAAAATCTTCTG
- the DCLK3 gene encoding serine/threonine-protein kinase DCLK3 isoform X5: MPAAPPPLHPAAGPEGSCNFSYHHCSEPQGIFDPTLSCMRSRVTERILQSTCPPIAHGSYGKPYFGTNGFSSPFTNFRTAFHTIHSENSPVKPRIITVVKPCGHAVRKITLLLNRRSVQTFEQLIADISEALGFPRWKNDRVRKLYNLKGREIRSVSDFFREGDTFIAMGKEHLTLKTLEMAIHELYPDKPYVLLTRASENWEQPQKLKHRMHEKTSKLEKSLEPTVVNNCMDVISPKLFNKHYIKAQTRNRQEEKLRPKKRWIRDNWHGEHELKPTRKPKEIEEYFNKERNPESDTESSSDTIIRCEKCERERQLKQNLQKERQNDFQFRNRDLNVRACKRYHVEKPAKLRSCRKLLEHSVEEAEVTWKEAGCQSTSTTSHNHTSKDLEKQKRSIYRDQILQNQDEELGIMKTKPLESQHTIVGDIYELKKEHRKRSRMNQSCWLIKSSQADGEKQTKFQGEKKEVQKLKEGNTRDEKMEQGESKQMNQEREEKLKINKEEKNQCKSSDVKLRHDVSSRADMENCYEIGRTIGDGNFAVVMECHHRSTNQIYAMKIIDKSKLKGKEDMLENEILIIKSLSHPNIVSLIEVFESEEEIYLIMEYVPGGDLFDAIIESVKFTEHDAALMITDLCEALIYIHSKNIVHRDLKPENLLVQRNPDKTTTLKLADFGLAKQVVRPIFTVCGTPTYVAPEILAENGSCLLTSGVLSSTS; the protein is encoded by the exons aaCCTCAAGGAATTTTTGATCCCACTTTAAGCTGCATGAGATCACGTGTGACTGAAAGAATATTACAAAGTACTTGCCCACCAATTGCCCATGGAAGTTATGGAAAGCCCTACTTTGGTACAAATGGTTTCAGTTCTCCTTTTACAAATTTTCGGACTGCTTTCCACACTATCCATTCTGAGAACAGCCCAGTAAAGCCAAGGATTATCACAGTAGTGAAGCCCTGTGGACATGCCGTAAGAAAGATAACGTTGCTTTTAAATCGGCGTTCTGTTCAAACATTTGAACAGCTGATTGCTGACATCTCAGAAGCCTTGGGATTTCCACGGTGGAAGAATGATCGTGTGAGAAAATTATACAATCTAAAGGGAAGGGAAATCAGAAGTGTTTCTGATTTCTTTAGAGAGGGTGATACATTTATAGCTATGGGAAAGGAACACTTAACCCTGAAAACCCTTGAAATGGCAATCCATGAACTTTATCCTGATAAGCCTTACGTTCTTCTTACTAGGGCTTCAGAAAATTGGGAACAACCTCAGAAGCTGAAACACAGAATGCATGAGAAAACTTCTAAGTTAGAAAAGAGCCTTGAACCCACAGTTGTTAACAACTGCATGGATGTCATATCTCCTAAACTATTTAACAAGCATTACATCAAAGCTCAGACTAGGAACAGACAGGAAGAGAAATTGAGGCCCAAAAAGAGATGGATAAGAGACAACTGGCATGGAGAACATGAGTTGAAACCCACTAGAAAACCTAAAGAAATTGAGGAATATTTTAACAAAGAGAGAAATCCTGAAAGTGACACTGAAAGTAGTTCGGATACAATTATCAGATGTGAGAAATGTGAAAGAGAAAGACAGCTGAAACAAAATTtgcaaaaagaaagacagaatgaTTTTCAGTTTAGGAACAGAGACTTGAATGTAAGAGCATGTAAGAGATACCATGTTGAAAAACCTGCAAAATTGAGAAGTTGTAGGAAATTACTAGAACACTCAGTAGAAGAAGCTGAAGTTACGTGGAAGGAAGCTGGTTGTCAGAGTACATCGACAACTTCACATAATCATACCAGTAAAGATCttgagaagcaaaaaagaagtatTTACAGAGATCAGATCCTGCAGAACCAGGATGAAGAATTAGGAATAATGAAGACAAAACCACTAGAAAGTCAGCACACTATAGTAGGAGATATCTATGAGCTAAAGAAGGAACATAGAAAACGTTCTAGAATGAATCAGAGCTGTTGGTTGATAAAAAGTTCCCAGGCTGATGGAGAGAAGCAAACAAaatttcaaggagaaaaaaaagaggtacAGAAGTTAAAAGAAGGAAATACTAGAGATGAGAAAATGGAGCAGGGGGAGAGTAAACAGATGAATcaggaaagggaggaaaaacttaaaattaacaaagaagagaaaaaccagTGTAAGTCCAGTGATGTAAAATTGAGACATGATGTCTCTAGCAGAGCAGATATGGAAAATTGCTATGAAATTGGCAGAACTATTGGAGATGGGAACTTTGCTGTTGTGATGGAGTGTCATCATCGAAGCACTAATCAGATCTATGCAATGAAAATCATTGATAAATCAAAGCTGAAGGGAAAGGAGGATATGCTAGAAAATGAAATCTTGATAATCAAGAGCCTCTCCCACCCCAACATTGTAAGCTTGATTGAAGTGTTTGAAAGTGAAGAAGAAATTTACTTAATCATGGAATATGTCCCTGGTGGGGACTTATTTGATGCCATTATAGAGAGTGTGAAATTCACAGAACATGATGCTGCTCTCATGATAACAGATCTGTGTGAAGCCCTTATATATATCCACAGCAAGAACATAGTTCACAGAGATCTCAAGCCTGAAAATCTTCTG GTTCAGCGTAATCCAGATAAAACTACCACATTGAAACTAGCAGATTTTGGTCTTGCAAAACAGGTGGTAAGACCAATATTCACTGTATGTGGAACTCCAACTTATGTTGCTCCTGAAATACTTGCTGAGAATG